A DNA window from Agarivorans sp. TSD2052 contains the following coding sequences:
- the mltG gene encoding endolytic transglycosylase MltG — protein MFRKFTLAFVILLMIATGGAVWLNSFMQQQWQLLRTSQLQQVSVDVGDNFYRVKDTVFSNTADDNLWLKLWFKLNPELGHIKVGRYQLPEELSLAQLNDILASGKVVQLKVSLIEGETFKQFWQKLNQTDGIVASEMSEQELLNWLESDYTKLEGLLLPETYFFVHDTAAEQIVKRAYLALNQALDKQWQQRAKSLPIDSPYQALILASIIEKETGAKFERPRISSVFVNRLNKGMRLQTDPTVIYGMGERYDGNIRRKDLREATPYNTYVIRALPPTPIAMASEDAIAAALNPEDSDYYYFVAKGGGEHYFSKNLAEHNRAVRKYILKK, from the coding sequence ATGTTTCGTAAGTTTACTTTAGCCTTTGTTATATTGCTGATGATCGCAACAGGTGGCGCTGTTTGGCTTAACAGTTTTATGCAGCAGCAGTGGCAGTTGTTAAGAACGAGTCAGCTTCAACAAGTGTCGGTTGATGTTGGTGACAACTTTTACCGAGTAAAAGATACTGTATTTAGCAACACGGCAGATGACAACCTGTGGTTAAAACTTTGGTTTAAACTTAATCCAGAACTCGGTCACATAAAAGTGGGGCGTTATCAATTACCGGAAGAGTTGAGCCTAGCACAGTTGAACGACATTCTTGCAAGCGGCAAAGTGGTGCAGTTGAAAGTTAGTTTAATTGAGGGCGAAACGTTTAAACAATTCTGGCAAAAGCTTAATCAAACTGACGGTATAGTTGCCAGTGAGATGAGCGAGCAAGAATTGTTGAACTGGCTTGAGAGTGATTACACCAAGCTCGAAGGTTTGTTGTTGCCAGAAACCTATTTCTTTGTGCATGACACCGCTGCTGAGCAAATTGTAAAACGCGCTTATCTTGCGTTAAACCAAGCCTTAGATAAACAATGGCAACAGCGAGCTAAGTCGTTACCTATTGATTCTCCATATCAAGCATTAATCTTAGCGTCAATTATTGAGAAAGAAACAGGCGCCAAGTTTGAACGCCCACGTATATCTTCGGTGTTTGTAAATCGCCTCAATAAAGGTATGCGTTTACAAACCGACCCGACAGTCATTTATGGGATGGGTGAGCGTTATGATGGCAATATTCGACGTAAAGACCTCCGCGAGGCTACGCCATATAATACCTATGTCATTAGAGCCTTACCGCCAACGCCTATCGCTATGGCTAGTGAAGACGCGATCGCTGCTGCGCTAAATCCTGAGGATTCAGATTATTACTATTTTGTGGCTAAGGGCGGCGGCGAACACTATTTTTCAAAAAATCTCGCTGAACATAACCGTGCAGTTCGCAAATACATTTTAAAGAAGTAA
- the tmk gene encoding dTMP kinase → MTTGKFVVIEGLEGAGKSTAVSAIQSMLSKHNIDFINTREPGGTPIAEALRSIVKEGVSGEQVCDSTELLLMYAARAQLVETTIKPALNEGTWVIGDRHDLSSQAYQGGGRQLGVEKLKAIKQIAIGDFEPDLTLYLDIEPSLGLSRARNRGALDRIEQQALSFFERSRDVYLHQANSSDNIKIVDASQNMQQVANDIVSILEQYLESL, encoded by the coding sequence ATGACCACTGGAAAATTTGTAGTAATTGAAGGCTTAGAGGGTGCTGGTAAAAGCACTGCTGTTTCCGCGATTCAATCGATGTTATCAAAGCATAATATCGATTTTATAAACACCAGAGAGCCCGGTGGTACGCCAATAGCTGAAGCGCTTCGCAGTATTGTTAAAGAAGGTGTAAGTGGTGAGCAAGTCTGTGATAGTACAGAGCTACTGCTCATGTATGCCGCTCGCGCTCAATTGGTAGAAACTACGATCAAACCGGCTTTAAATGAGGGAACATGGGTAATTGGAGATCGCCACGATCTTAGCTCGCAAGCCTACCAAGGTGGCGGAAGACAGCTTGGTGTAGAGAAGTTAAAAGCCATTAAGCAGATCGCGATTGGTGATTTTGAACCTGACCTAACACTGTACCTTGATATAGAACCCAGCTTGGGTTTAAGCCGTGCTAGAAACCGGGGCGCGCTCGATAGAATTGAACAACAAGCGCTAAGTTTTTTCGAACGAAGTAGAGACGTTTACTTGCATCAGGCGAACAGCAGCGACAATATTAAGATTGTTGACGCAAGCCAAAATATGCAACAAGTTGCTAACGATATCGTAAGTATATTAGAGCAATATTTAGAAAGTTTATAA
- a CDS encoding DNA polymerase III subunit delta' C-terminal domain-containing protein, translating to MSLPWLGYTWKTLSKQLHEQNFPQSVLLRGEQGLGKQQLARFLAKTILCSTQQHQACNQCHSCQIFEAGTHGGFFQISQDKPKVDDIRELSRWAGQTSSLGSSKVAIISDISLLNDASNNALLKTLEEPVNDTHFILINHLPFKAMPTILSRCQVVNIKTPSIEMAEQWLLKQKIRLDQNFSLIYRFCNSSPLRVLEFYREQQFSELELFIEQFQLMTQGKINKLADILQKDTQKLSWLSHTLALAISLQAGLVRPSLYPQLQTESLSVDCLNGCYRELISLKKQLEEFPSLNISLQLYPIFSQFKD from the coding sequence ATGAGTTTGCCGTGGTTAGGATACACTTGGAAAACGCTTTCTAAACAATTGCATGAGCAAAACTTTCCACAAAGCGTGTTGTTAAGGGGAGAGCAAGGTTTAGGTAAGCAGCAGTTAGCCCGTTTTCTGGCTAAGACTATACTGTGTTCAACTCAGCAGCATCAAGCTTGTAATCAATGTCATAGCTGCCAAATATTTGAAGCAGGCACCCATGGTGGCTTCTTTCAAATATCTCAAGACAAACCTAAAGTGGATGATATTCGTGAATTAAGCCGCTGGGCTGGCCAAACGAGTTCATTAGGCTCAAGTAAAGTGGCGATTATCAGTGACATTAGTTTACTGAACGACGCGTCCAATAACGCATTGCTAAAAACCTTAGAAGAGCCAGTAAATGATACTCACTTCATTCTAATCAATCATTTACCATTCAAAGCGATGCCCACTATCCTTAGTCGTTGCCAAGTCGTTAACATTAAAACGCCTAGCATTGAAATGGCGGAGCAGTGGTTGCTTAAGCAAAAGATTAGGTTAGACCAAAACTTTTCGCTAATATACCGTTTTTGTAATAGCTCTCCGCTTAGGGTATTAGAGTTTTACCGCGAGCAGCAATTTAGTGAATTGGAATTGTTCATTGAGCAGTTTCAATTAATGACACAAGGTAAAATAAATAAGCTTGCCGACATCTTACAAAAAGATACCCAAAAGTTAAGTTGGTTATCGCATACGCTGGCCTTAGCCATAAGCTTGCAAGCTGGATTAGTTAGACCCTCTTTATACCCGCAACTGCAGACAGAGAGCCTGTCAGTAGACTGTCTTAATGGTTGTTATCGAGAACTCATTTCGCTAAAAAAACAGCTAGAAGAATTTCCTAGCTTAAACATTAGCCTCCAGTTATACCCAATATTTTCACAATTCAAGGATTAG
- the rsmF gene encoding 16S rRNA (cytosine(1407)-C(5))-methyltransferase RsmF produces MSKTINFPAKFIERIEQDLPSDLSLASFKAICQQPMRKSIRVNTLKTSISNFLDIAKHNQWQLTPIPWCEAGFWIEREDQSISLGNSAEHMAGLFYIQEASSMLPVSALFHCFQADEDSLLLDAAAAPGSKTTQLAASLQGKGAIVANEYSASRVKILSANLLRCGVINTAITHFSAEVFGTWMPEKFDAILLDAPCSGEGTLRKDPQALENWSEQHVTTIAALQADLLESALHALKPNGIVVYSTCTLNQQENQQVIAAVSKKYPSHFEAINLNQLFAGCEQAITKEGYLHVWPQRFDSEGFFVAALRKSEQSMPAEPINKRIKPFAYQQAATKQTKAVEQHFVKSFGIQLPTSHSVFNKGDDYWLLPNSFLAVKDEMRFERVGLKLAEGFKQGFRSSHDAITALGHLITKNSVELDQQQAHEFYQGKDIAYPNNNKGEVALVYNGQVIGLGKWIRNKIKNSYPRELVKDKGLR; encoded by the coding sequence TTGAGTAAAACAATTAATTTTCCAGCTAAGTTCATCGAGCGAATAGAACAAGATTTGCCCAGTGATTTGAGTTTGGCCAGTTTTAAAGCTATTTGCCAACAACCTATGCGTAAAAGCATTAGGGTAAATACCTTAAAAACCTCAATCAGTAACTTTCTAGACATCGCTAAGCATAATCAATGGCAATTAACACCTATCCCATGGTGTGAGGCTGGCTTTTGGATAGAGCGGGAAGACCAAAGCATTTCTTTGGGTAACAGTGCAGAGCACATGGCCGGTCTTTTTTATATTCAAGAAGCTAGCTCTATGTTGCCAGTGAGTGCTCTGTTTCACTGCTTCCAAGCAGATGAAGATAGTTTACTGTTAGATGCTGCCGCCGCACCGGGCTCTAAGACCACTCAACTCGCTGCTTCTCTACAAGGAAAAGGAGCGATAGTTGCTAACGAGTATTCTGCTAGCCGGGTGAAAATATTGAGTGCTAACCTGTTGCGCTGTGGGGTAATCAATACAGCCATTACCCATTTTAGTGCAGAAGTCTTTGGCACTTGGATGCCAGAAAAGTTTGATGCTATTTTGCTGGACGCACCTTGTTCTGGTGAAGGCACCTTGCGCAAAGATCCACAAGCTTTAGAGAATTGGAGCGAACAACACGTAACTACAATAGCGGCCCTACAAGCCGATTTATTGGAAAGTGCACTGCATGCTTTAAAACCTAATGGCATAGTGGTTTACTCTACTTGTACGCTTAACCAACAAGAAAATCAGCAAGTGATTGCCGCTGTATCTAAAAAATATCCTTCTCACTTTGAGGCTATCAACTTAAATCAATTGTTTGCTGGCTGCGAGCAAGCAATAACGAAAGAGGGTTACTTACACGTCTGGCCGCAACGTTTCGACAGTGAAGGCTTTTTCGTCGCAGCACTTCGTAAAAGCGAACAGTCTATGCCGGCCGAACCGATTAACAAACGGATCAAGCCGTTCGCCTATCAGCAAGCTGCAACTAAACAAACAAAAGCCGTTGAGCAACACTTCGTTAAGTCATTTGGTATTCAACTACCTACCAGCCACTCAGTATTTAATAAAGGTGATGACTATTGGTTATTACCCAATAGCTTCTTGGCTGTGAAGGATGAAATGCGATTTGAGCGAGTAGGATTAAAGTTAGCAGAAGGATTCAAACAAGGTTTTCGCAGTAGCCATGATGCTATCACAGCCCTGGGTCATTTAATCACCAAGAACAGCGTTGAGTTAGATCAGCAACAAGCTCATGAGTTTTATCAAGGTAAAGATATTGCTTACCCAAATAATAACAAAGGCGAAGTAGCGTTAGTCTATAACGGACAAGTCATTGGCTTAGGAAAATGGATAAGAAACAAAATAAAAAATTCTTACCCACGAGAGTTAGTGAAAGACAAGGGCTTGCGATGA
- a CDS encoding TatD family hydrolase — protein MLVDSHCHLDRLDYETKHDNVADALAKAKAAGVDYCLAVAISPDKFPVMMEKVGQFENVFASCGMHPLYVQDQPFDKEILASYLSQPKVVAVGETGLDYFYAAEHKQLQQRVFIDQIELAVEYNKPLIIHTRDAKEDTLKLLKQHKAESCGGVLHCFTESLDMAMAAIEMGFYISASGIITFNSAKQLQETFRQIPLDRILVETDSPYLAPVPHRGEENQPAYTREVANFLAELKGLSIEEVESVTTSNFFKLFKQAKQ, from the coding sequence GTGTTAGTAGATTCACATTGCCATTTAGACCGCCTAGATTATGAAACTAAACACGACAACGTTGCCGATGCTTTAGCCAAAGCTAAAGCAGCAGGCGTTGATTACTGTTTAGCTGTTGCAATTTCTCCTGATAAGTTTCCAGTAATGATGGAGAAAGTAGGGCAGTTTGAAAATGTGTTTGCTTCTTGTGGTATGCACCCGCTGTATGTTCAAGACCAACCCTTTGATAAAGAAATATTGGCATCGTATTTGTCCCAGCCCAAAGTGGTTGCCGTTGGTGAAACGGGCCTCGATTACTTTTACGCTGCAGAACACAAACAATTACAACAACGTGTCTTTATTGATCAAATAGAATTAGCCGTTGAATACAACAAGCCGCTAATCATTCACACTAGAGATGCTAAAGAAGATACCCTGAAACTGCTTAAGCAACATAAAGCTGAAAGTTGTGGCGGTGTATTACACTGTTTTACAGAAAGTCTAGATATGGCCATGGCCGCTATTGAGATGGGATTCTACATATCAGCCTCTGGAATTATCACCTTCAATTCTGCGAAACAGTTACAAGAGACTTTTCGTCAGATACCATTAGATAGAATTCTGGTTGAGACCGACAGCCCATACTTGGCCCCGGTTCCTCATCGAGGAGAAGAAAATCAACCGGCTTATACCCGAGAAGTCGCAAATTTTCTGGCTGAATTAAAAGGCCTATCAATAGAAGAAGTTGAATCAGTCACTACGAGTAACTTTTTCAAATTGTTTAAGCAAGCTAAGCAGTAA